The genomic DNA ccgttaactccatccatttttaacGTTAAGCCGGGGATTCTTTCATCTTTTTActtatttgttttgtttatatatatttatatagtatttttgaatcaacagaggtggatctttatttcttgtagtgttttttagtttaattaaaaaaaagtctaaaaagacggaaatacccctgacttgacttaacggagaaataTGGACGGAGTTACTagtcggatgaaaatgacaagatttcaaaatacaaaccttttggatccagatgtagAAAACAAACCtatggatgaaagtcgcaaaactggccaaacctcagggacgaaaatggcattttactctactTGAAACTTCATTTATAATCACAAGACGGCTATGTACCTTCATCTTTAGCCATATCAAGGAATGCCTGAAGTTCCAATGCTTTACGATAATACATCATTCCCCTAACTGTCAGAAATTAAAGAGGATTAGTCAAAGGTCCTTGGACTAAGTCAAATGAGGTCAAATTTACCAGTTTTGGTCAACGTTTGTCCTCTATAAGAAGCCCAAAGACGCAGCTGATCTTCTAATTGATCGCTTTCCTTTAGGTCGTCTTCACTGGAGCAATTGACTCTCTCAAGAAAGTTGTTCCACTCATCTATATGGGTCATCCATCACTAGTCGGTAATCGATACATACGGTGGTGCAACGTAAGCACATGAGAATATACATACCTGGGAAAATCTTCTGCAAATAGAAGAGGATTGATACCCCATCCTCATTTGGAACTTCCAAATCATGCAATGAAAAGAGAACCTCCTCGGTGTAATACGGGGTGAGTACACTGCCATGAAAAAGATattatgcacaaaacaaggtataaTGTTCCAGCATATAACAAGTAAGCGAAAATATTGAATTTCAAAAAAATACGAGTTGTaaaaaaagcaaataaaagaaatgaGTTCACAAGTCACCGAACTTGTATGCAACAAGTCTGAATCAACTTCCATGACTATGAAAATAGAGACAGTGGCAGTGGTGTAAGAATTGGTAGGCGCTAGTCGGTCGGTGAGGTACTGACTAGCGATTAATCAAAATTAATCtgtaatttttagttttatatatGCACACACATttttaaatgtaattttttttaagtaGACATGTTTTTAACCCCTCGCTGACCCATTTTTTGAGTAATTGAAGGAAATTATAAGGTTTGGTCAAAATTTGGCCGGAATCTGGCCGGGATATGACCACCATTGACCGCCTAGCGATTAATCGGGCATTTCTCAGTGAACCTCCTATTAGTGATTAATCGGCAACTAATCGGAGCCTAggcgggatttttacaaccatggaccctggttcttacaaagaattttaTAATTGTCAAGTTAGCCCCATACAGAAAGGTCTAGAAGACAAGTTAAACAAAGCCTAAAAACctaagcagttaatgcggtaaaaaattGGATATTGGTCAAGGACCGATATGAGATGTCAATTATCGCGGTGGTATATCCGTAATGGGGAGGgctatcttgagaacgctaaatattgcgagaaccgtgagaacgaatgagaaaaccaatcaaaatcgaattttttaatacaaacctcattctaattaaaatacaacatcaaaaaagaattcacaacatcaaataattcatttctcctctcaaaatcactcttactagattttttacacatgtgtaaatataacaaatttacacatgtgtaaatggcaaacttacacatgtgtaaattttctttatttacgaattcacgaaaatttaaacgtgtaaatttaatttctaacattgtattcgaataataatgataagtgcaaaaagaaattttgaatttggattgtttttgaccaagttcttgtGGTTTTTCCATtcattctcacggttctcgcgatatttagcgttctcatttaaactctcCCCTATCCGCAATTTTAGTATCATGcacaatttatatatatatatatatatatatatatatatatatatatatatatatagggtagggttcatgagtgaacaatgatttatttgtgaacaaaatgaacttatcttgaccattgattttgtagatctagattttttctttaatggcaagattgtaattattttttgtaacttacaagtattttaatagacacaagggtataattgtatatttctatcttcatttaattaattaattttttctctctcctgatttctctttccaattaaaagaacatttaattacattctctatattttttttctctcacatattacctaacttaatatttcataatttaaaaaaaaatacaaacattatcaaatattgttccagctagaacacaattaaaaatatttaattacattctctatacatatatgtattacatcaatgtttgatgaaaagacgtatagtggaaacaatatgtagtaatacacaagtgtataagtctgaTATATATCGACATGTATACgctatgtacttgaataatacacaggtgtatacgtctggtatataccgacccgtatacacatatgtacttgaataatacacaagtgtataaatctGGTTTATACTAACCCGTGAAAAcaagatgtaataatacacaagtgtataagtcttgtATTACTGACCTGTATACacacatatgttaaaaatcataatttaattaggtttaatatttaattttaaaaggaacataacagtttatttaaaaaaaattagcccttcaatctcttataattaaaataatagagaaataataaaaaatgagagagagagagagttaagaggggagaaaattaagggattttaattaaaagtaATTGCCTAATGTCAATCTTATCCctttaatctaaaaaatgataaagggccaagattagttcacttagttcactctcaagaagttgttcactcatgatcctaatcctatatatatatatatatatatagcaatttaacactaacaattcaatATACTcccctaccattaacaaattaaccttttgcaacttgcaaaacactaacaattgtagcaagtaggaactgattaagacttaaaacactaatagcagcacgAAGAAAGacaaatggtagaactaagaagaaagatactgatatcgggaaaatagGATAGGTTATATATCGGTCAAGATCCGTCCAAAcaggtcaatatcgccgataatatcgatACCGATATTTTACATGGGAACCGATAACTGGGGATATGTCACCGATATCAACTGCATAGCTAAAAATAGATTGTCCCAATATAAGTGCTCTAAATAAATTAAGAGATAAAAAAAACTTACGAGAAGGAAAGCATATTGCGGACTTTGGGGGCTGAGGGCATGTCCATAAATAATGAATTGGAGAAGAAAGATATACGTCGTCTAGCTTCCAAGTTTGAAGGCACATCCATAGCAGATTCCTTCACTGTAAGCAATAGGTACAACCTATTGATCTGGAAAAAGACACCATGTAAGAAGAATACTAAATTtgaaattatattttaaaatttttattaaaattactTTCTCCTTCCAAGCTTCTGATTCTGGAGTCGGGAACATGATTGCTCCTGCAGGTTGAAATAGCTGAATCTGTTCATCAACCTCATCTTCTTGCCCTTCCAAACTATTTAAAAAAGAAACAATACACAAATGTAAGAATTAATATTAAGTGATAAAGACAGATGCAGGAAAAGGATTCACTACCGTTCTTCCATTATGTCTCTTGTCACAACTTCATGCATATCCTGGAAAAGAATTACAACTTGATCCCGGTCCTCCTGCTTATTTGTTAGCTGCGAATAAAAAAGTCGAAAACCATATTGTGTTAGCGTATTCTTACAAACTTACAAGATTTTCAAAGAGCTACTGAAGTACATACCAAGTATTTAAGAAGCTTGACAACATGATCGTAGAGAATAGGCAGGGCACTCATTTTGAAATCTCTAACTAGATCACCATTATCAATATGTTTGTCAACTTCCTCAAATATATCATCAATTACCCTGAAAAGATTAACCGAGTTATACATATCTTTCCCATGATAAGAACTTGTTAAACAAAATATACTAAAGCGGACTTACTTCCTCTCACGACTGCCACGAACCAAAAACTTAATAATATTGCGAAACGAAGCGTAGCATTCACGAACAGCACAAGACATATAACTGTCATTCTCGATCCTCTTTTTCAGCTCACGGTCTTTTCCATTGCTGTCTTTCGCCATATCCAATGCAATAGGGATCTATCCATTAATCGGAAAACAATAAGCATTTTCATAAGCTTCTAGAAGGATGTATCAATTCCTATATTTACAGACATACCATGCTAGCAAGCAGAAACGGAGGCCACTGAATTAGGCCCAAGTCTCGGTCAGCCCAATACGGAACAAGCAAGAGGTTCATTTCCCTGTAGCCACAATGAACTTTACATTAAATAAAACTAGTAAATTTCTCCTGTGTGTTGCGGCGGCGTCGAAACGTTAACCGTCTAATGAAAAAGTagtatatttgacctgactcgtttcaAAACAGGATTTACGTCAAAATGTGGACCAACTAAAAACGTACATGGAAATAAGCACAAAAACgttttatatttgacccgacttgtttCCTAATAAAATTACATCGAAACGTAAAGATTAAGGAAATAgtgtttttttaagttaaagGATGGTACCGTGTTGCGGCGGCAttgaaacgtaaagtaactcgaatttataccgtctaatgaaaacgtattatatttgaccggactcgtttccgaacaacatttacgtcaaaacgtagacaattgaaaatgtacataaaaatatgcacgaaaatgtattatatttgacccgacaaaATTTAAGTCGGAATGTAAACCAACTTGAATTCATACAGACACgtacatacataaaaataagcacttAACACTCGAAGTGGTCAAAATGACGTTTCATAGAGTTTTTAGAAAGTTAAGGGGTGTAAGCGTAAAAACTGAAAATTAAGGtgttaaagtaaaaaaaaaaagacagaTAAAAGAGCgtatttataaatatttataaaatatcATAATTACCGATTATTAATAAGATCTTCCTCTCGGAAACTTGTGATAATTTTGTTCCATAACTGAGCAAATCTTGCAGCCTCTTTCTCTTTGGAATAGGAAATCTGCAGCAATAATGAGAAGCATAGCCTCAATATATGGCAAAAAATCAAaattcatccattaaaatagcaATGTTACATTTGGTGTGCATGGTACTAAACTATAAGTTCCAGTAAATATGTTTATAGAAGATATCGTCTAAATTCATCTTAGGAAATTATAAACTTACTGCATCGTAATTACGAGACAAGGTAGCCTTAAGTCCTTTCTTTCTCACTGGATCACTTTTCTCGGGAGGAATCAAGCAACCATTAAATGCTCCAGGTAACGACTCAAAACGGGACCGTAACATCCCAAGGGTTCGAATCTGCATAAAACATAATATTTAGATCATAATGTATATCAGTGAGACGTATTCTTTTCCATATAAAAGCACAAACCTCTCCAAGACGACGGAACGCCCCATAAACACCTCCAAATATTGTAGAGAAAATAGCATACCAAATTTGGGTATCCATAAAATACACCTGTACGCAATTGGGGTGTTAATAGCTATGCAAAAAAGAATTAATGAAATATACATGTAAAGATAAGATGTGTAATCCTACAAGAATAATTGGAGCCCAGAGTGCAACCACCACACCAATATTGTTCCTTGCTGCAAAACCGCACAATCCAATTTCAGAAAACAAATATAAGGGTAACTCATATCTGAGTCTTGAACTTTTCATAATTCATTTAATAATCTCATTATTACCCTGAGGGAAGAACTCATGCCATGCGTAAGTTCTGATATGAACACGCATGATAGCTTTTGTAGGACCCACAAGTGGCTTTATCTGCAATAATAGTTTACAACTGTCATCACAAAATATAAAATTTGTCCAGTTAGACCAGATCTTAAGAATATGGGAGTACAGAACCTCTAAATAGTAACTGAAAGCCAGCTTAGTGATAATGAGCAGAATCCAAAAGGTTGTGTACCTGAAATATTAAAATCGATAATGTTAACGTATCTGGCCACGTGATTCtgataattaaataaaaaatcatttttttaatctTACTTGAAAAGTGAAAATGTGCTTTCGTGCATTCCCCTCCCAACATAAAGTCGAGGCTGTCAtatttcattatatatatatatatatatatatatatatatatattaaggttAGCAATTTCTTAACCAATAATCGAGTTGTAGACCTCAAAGCAGATGAAAGTTGAAAGGCGTATACAAAAATCATACCTGAGACCACCACATCATGAGCATCATAATTCTGTAGTCTGAACTCTCAAGGTAACGACGTATGAAGGGGAACAGAAACAACACCGCAGCCAGCATGTTTGGTGACAAGTATATAACAACAGCCAAAATGAACAATGATGGAGAACCTTGGCTGTTCCCAAACCAACCTTTAATTGTTTGAGCAAGTCCAGCTGGATCTTTTGACGTGTACGCGTAAGTAACTGGTAAGACTATCACCCAGGCTGCAGCTGATACAACCTTTAAAAGGTATCGCAGTTTGACATAAAAGGGCATGCATTCTCTTGCCTTCCAATTTAGTACCACATCTAAAACAGCTGCAAAAcaaatagtattttttttttgttttatatgcaCTTATCGACTCAAAAAGCAGAAAAATTACATTACGGAGCTCAACAGTCAACATACCTTGACCAAGCTTCAATATTGAAGCGGTTATAAATACACTAAGTACTTTCTGAAAAACGTCAGAGTTAAATATTGAGGTTGGGTTACCATCACCATTCCAAGCTATAATAATCATAGCCTGAAAAAGAAACAAATTGTTAACAATTGTGTCTCATCGGGTGATCAGAACCGACATgctaattataaatataaatcatcatcatcatcatcatcatcatcatactctgtaaatcccaccaatagcaaagctaaggtagggtctaaggagggtagatgtagacagccttacctctaccccgtaggaatagagaggctgcttccacccccggctcgattgtagttttgtatcaagccttggacctaagacacataacactcaaacaatcgAGACAGAGACTGACTGGTGCATGTACCCCCGTGTCTTTCAGCtaacgtcaccacatgatgcatgattaaccatccgccgcttttaacgttattttcacaaagttagtaaaataacgttaaagttagtaccatttcacttttgccccctaagcgcccacacatatatacattatatgtgcacacctATATAGattaattataaatataaatatatactatAATATAACTTGTGTGCTACAGTaactttttgtgtttttttatttttcaagtttcaaattcaCCCCTTGCACTATAAATCATATACGTCTTTAACCCAATAGTTTTATTTTCTCCTATAACTTTGGCTCGTTCGTtagtttttttacaaaaactaaatacgtgatatatattttttataacgGATCGACCCGATACACTCCAAAAAACATCAGTACTAGCATTGGTATTATTAGAACCGTTAATGTCGTGTATTATGGTTTTCAAACaatgtaaaacacgtgtcgacATCCATTTGGCCTTATAACGACTTTATTTTAACCTTTTTCTTTCGGTTGCAATATCGAGTGCGGTACCGTATGGATACCATAATAAACCAAACCAATATTGACCGGATTCCCGCCATTAACGTTATTTTTACCAATGCGTCTACGTTTCCATTTAAAATTTATTATCAACCAGGTCGTCCCCGCCGCGGAGCGTTGGTCTAACCCACTAGTTATAATAAATTGTAgatgtgattatgtgaacattATTAGTAGTAGCAGCAGCATCAACtatcaaataaaataaatgttACCTGTAAGCACAATATAAAAAAACTCCACATTCTGTCGAAGCTTCTAAAAACATGCCAATACGATCTTATCTCAACAAAATTGACTTTGGCGACCCGTCGATGTTTATTATTTGGTTTGCCATCCTGAAGCATGAGATAAATGAACAAGTTCTAAACtatgaagaaaaaaaaagtaGATAGTGCATTAATGCTATTGCTTACTGCTTACCCCATTTTTTTCAGACTCGCGTAACTTCTCAGGATGAGAGAAAAAATCAGCATCAGCACGCATTGGCCAACCTAACCGGAAACAATCTACAGACCTGTGATGCTCAAGTTAATCTTAGTAGCAGCATTAGATAAAAACAATCTACGCATTGGCCCGCTataaaatcataccaaaaatactCATTTAGATCATCATAGTTTCTCCATTGAGAATGTTTTGATCTCCCTACTTTGCTCCAGGCAGCTTCCTATGAAACAGTAGtcgtatataaataaataatgaatTACATCACAAGCAAACAAAACTTCCAAATCATGGTGAGCAAACAGCAGCTGGATACCCTTTTAATGACTTCATAGATAGGAGTAACCACTTTTGTCAAAAATGCTTCCTCGTCTCCTCCATAAGCTGGTTTTACATTCTCGCCAGTCATTAGACTGACATTGCCGGCTAGCATACCGTACAGCTCAAAAGCCATCTAAAAATACAACAATTAATGTCATAACAGAAGTAATCATATTACGAGGTAGAGTTGAAATAAATCATATACATATTATAATACGTAAAGCATACATGATGATAGATGTAGCAGAGGCACTCGGGCATAAATCTCAAGTTAGCAGCCTCCCCCCAAATGAGAAGATAAAGACCCATATACAGTAATTTACGCTGTTGAACTTCTTGTTGTATGGTTGGCAACCTATTGTTAGCACAAGAGAAAACTAAATGAGTACAACAAAATGACTTCATTTTCACCTAAATAACACCAGGTTATTAAGGCTGAAAAAAGGTGCATGTGAAGCCTCACCAAAGACTGCTTTTTCGGTCCAAGTACTTGCACCATTTCTTGTAGTTCTTGAAAAGTTTCTTCATCACTTCATTCAATGCGCGCTCCTCCAGCTAGTGAAACAAACAAATAATACACAAAAGAAAGTAACATCAGATAGAATGAAGTATAAAAACAAATAATGTACATTGATGTGCTCTTTTGAGCATTGCCTACACAGTTTTAACTAAGAGCACAATATCATATAATCATAACGTAACTGCCTATTAACTCCACATTTGTGCTCCTGTGACTCTGTGAGTACAGTTTCTATATCATGTTGTGACAGTATATGCTTTTGAGTCAACAGTCATGTAATTCTATTTCCAAACATGTATGGCTAGTTCAAGTTCAGGAAAACTGACACGTTATAAATAATCATTTAGCGGATCCTCATTTTATAACACCGATTAACTGCACAGTGATTTAATGTGTGACTGACCTTGGGCTGCTGGTCAGGTTTAGGAATTTGACGAATATGAACATTTGCAAGCAACAAAATCAGATGCTCCCGCTGGTTTGCCACATTATCTTTCTGCGAATGGGAAGAGTCAAGTAACAGTCACAATAGAGGGATTTATTATTCACGTCTTTTAGTGTAGACTTCGTGGAACATAATATGTTTGTTACACTACGATCAAACTTACGTTACCAACATTATAACATCATAGAAATGTATGGTACCTGAAACCCAAACATAGCTTGAAGCCAATCTAGAATGTCTTCTTCATTTTTCTTCTTATATTCCCTGGGCCATGGAAGACCCCTCGTGTTACGAAGAGCAACAACAGCAGCTTGAATCTGCAAACCAAGTAAGCATTTTCACGACACTATTGAAAACAGGTACAGAAAAAAGTAGATAGAGGTTCATATATAACTATATACCTCCGGGTATCTCATGATGGCCTGATTGGCACTATCCGGATCAAGAGGTAGTATATTGTACGGGAGATAGATCTCTGTCTTTTGTGCAACTTTATCATGCGTTTCCAGAATCTGTGACAGttattttatataaaaccaaaacaactaTTTAGAAATATTCTTAACGAAACAAGCAGAAAATTTTCCTTTGTACCCACCTCCCGGTCAACTTCCACTGCTTGTGTTTGATTAACAGCCTTTAAAACCTCAAAGAGAACATTAGCAGTTTGGTATGCTTTGGTAAGCTGTGCACTGAACATATATAGGAGTCAAGTATGGGTAaacgagaaaaaaaaaacaagttgcAAAAGGCAGCAATGGTGCTGCGTAGTGCTTTGCTTTCAACCACTTTGCATTGTTAAACACTCACCGGTCTGCCTTGTCAGCAGCACTTTGCAAAGCTTGGATGTACTTTGAGTAGTAGTGTCGATAAAAGCTTTGCATTTCACGCGCATCGCTTTTCTTCATCCTCCCAATCAAGGTCGGATCATTTTCCTGATTAACAATAAAAATGATGATTCATTGATCGAAAGGCAAACGAAAAAAGAAGGGAACGAAAGGAGTGCCATGAAATGACCCAGATGCCACATCATCACATGAGTGAAGTTATATCCCAACAACCCAAAAAACCATCTAGAGAGTACTCACTCTTTCAAGCCGCTGAAGAAGGGCAGTTTTGAATTGACGAACACCACGTCCACTAGAAGTGGGGTCAAGCCTATGGGCTTTCTCAAATGCGTAAAaccgacctgcaacaaaaccaTCATCAAAGAAATAGTACAAGAAAAATGAAAAACACATCACTCTGCAAACGCTAATAAGCATGAGCCTGAAAGAAAAACAAGATAAATTTT from Helianthus annuus cultivar XRQ/B chromosome 7, HanXRQr2.0-SUNRISE, whole genome shotgun sequence includes the following:
- the LOC110868476 gene encoding callose synthase 3, yielding MTLRGGASGSSDQPTPPQRRIMRTQTAGNLGESIFDSEVVPSSLVEIAPILRVANEVEPSNPRVAYLCRFYAFEKAHRLDPTSSGRGVRQFKTALLQRLERENDPTLIGRMKKSDAREMQSFYRHYYSKYIQALQSAADKADRAQLTKAYQTANVLFEVLKAVNQTQAVEVDREILETHDKVAQKTEIYLPYNILPLDPDSANQAIMRYPEIQAAVVALRNTRGLPWPREYKKKNEEDILDWLQAMFGFQKDNVANQREHLILLLANVHIRQIPKPDQQPKLEERALNEVMKKLFKNYKKWCKYLDRKSSLWLPTIQQEVQQRKLLYMGLYLLIWGEAANLRFMPECLCYIYHHMAFELYGMLAGNVSLMTGENVKPAYGGDEEAFLTKVVTPIYEVIKREAAWSKVGRSKHSQWRNYDDLNEYFWSVDCFRLGWPMRADADFFSHPEKLRESEKNGDGKPNNKHRRVAKVNFVEIRSYWHVFRSFDRMWSFFILCLQAMIIIAWNGDGNPTSIFNSDVFQKVLSVFITASILKLGQAVLDVVLNWKARECMPFYVKLRYLLKVVSAAAWVIVLPVTYAYTSKDPAGLAQTIKGWFGNSQGSPSLFILAVVIYLSPNMLAAVLFLFPFIRRYLESSDYRIMMLMMWWSQPRLYVGRGMHESTFSLFKYTTFWILLIITKLAFSYYLEIKPLVGPTKAIMRVHIRTYAWHEFFPQARNNIGVVVALWAPIILVYFMDTQIWYAIFSTIFGGVYGAFRRLGEIRTLGMLRSRFESLPGAFNGCLIPPEKSDPVRKKGLKATLSRNYDAISYSKEKEAARFAQLWNKIITSFREEDLINNREMNLLLVPYWADRDLGLIQWPPFLLASMIPIALDMAKDSNGKDRELKKRIENDSYMSCAVRECYASFRNIIKFLVRGSRERKVIDDIFEEVDKHIDNGDLVRDFKMSALPILYDHVVKLLKYLLTNKQEDRDQVVILFQDMHEVVTRDIMEERLEGQEDEVDEQIQLFQPAGAIMFPTPESEAWKEKINRLYLLLTVKESAMDVPSNLEARRRISFFSNSLFMDMPSAPKVRNMLSFSVLTPYYTEEVLFSLHDLEVPNEDGVSILFYLQKIFPDEWNNFLERVNCSSEDDLKESDQLEDQLRLWASYRGQTLTKTVRGMMYYRKALELQAFLDMAKDEDLMEGYKAIELNEDQMKGERSLWAQCQAVADMKFTYVVSCQQYGIQKRSGDPRAQNVLRLMTEYPSLRVAYIDEVEEPSKDATKKINQKVYYSALVKAMPNSNASETGQNLDQVIYKIKLPGPAILGEGKPENQNHAIIFTRGEGLQTIDMNQDNYMEEALKMRNLLQEFLKKHNDVRYPTILGLREHIFTGSVSSLAWFMSNQETSFVTIGQRLLANPLKVRFHYGHPDVFDRLFHLTRGGVSKASKIINLSEDIFAGFNSTLREGNVTHHEYIQVGKGRDVGLNQISLFEAKIANGNGEQTLSRDLYRLGHRFDFFRMLSCYFTTIGFYFSTLITVLTVYVFLYGRLYLVLSGLEQGLSTEPAIRHNKPLQVALASQSFVQIGFLMALPMMMEIGLERGFRTALSEFILMQLQLAPVFFTFSLGTKTHYYGRTLLHGGAKYRATGRGFVVFHAKFAENYRLYSRSHFVKGIELMILLLVYQIFGQSYRGAIAYLLITISIWFMVGTWLFAPFLFNPSGFEWQKIVDDWSDWNKWINNQGGIGVPPEKSWESWWEEEQEHLHYSGKRGVIVEILLSLRFFIYQYGLVYHLTMTKHQKSVLVYGISWVVIFAILLVVKAVSFGRMKFSAKFQLVFRLIKGAIFVMFVSILVILIALPHMTLQDIFVCILAFMPTGWGLLLIAQACKPVVKSAGFWGSVKTLARGYEIVMGLLLFTPVAFLAWFPFVSEFQTRMLFNQAFSRGLQISRILGGHRKDRSARNKE